The segment ACGAAAAGGATTTGCACTTCACGGTTTATGGTGGCACGCGGGCACTAAGACCGCCCCTTTCCTATATCGTGTCCGCAGTTGCTGCAAAAGCTCTTGCATTCACCAATCTTGATTCATATGTGCTGTTTCGCAAAGGATCCGCACTTTTATGTGCCTTAGCCCTGGCTCTAACATTTTATGCTCTGAGTATTTACTTTAACAGTTATGCAATTGGGATTTTGGGCTCCACAATTATAGGTCTAATGCCGCAATTCACTTTCATTGCTTCATATAATAATGATGACAGCGGTGCAATTTTCTCTGCCACACTTATGATTGCCGTGCTGGTTCGTATATACCGTTATGGGGCATCAAATACCAATGCAATTTTACTCGGCCTTGCTGGCGGACTAGTCGTGCTTTCAAAGATGACTGCATGGCTATTAATGCCATCTGTCGTTCTATTTCTAATCATTTTCTTCCGGTCTCCTGTGCGCTCACTACTGCGTTACGCCTCCATTGCAGGAGTGGTCTTTATTCTAGCTGGCGGCTGGTGGTTTGCGTTTAACACCTATCACTATGGGATCGATGATCCACTGCTGAAAAAAATTACCACCACAGTAATAGAGCAGCACAGGCGTCTGCCACCGGGTTCAGGTGTAGGATTTGCCGCACAGGGAATAGGCTTTTATGAATTATTTGCTGAAAACTATAAAAATTTCCTCGGCGAAACGGCTAAGGCAACCATCGGTAATCTGGACTGGCTAAAGCTAAAAGTTGGCCCGCTACAGTACACTGTCTATCTGGGTATTTTCTTTTTTGCCCTGTTCTATTATTTTTTCAGCCTATCGGCATATCTGATAAAACGATTCAGGAATGTAACCGTAAATGATGAACATACCAGGCAGTTAATATTCGAATCACTGCTGCTGTTGATGATAGTTTTTCAGATAACCATGTATACCTGGACCAATATCAATAATGATATACAGATACAGGGAAAATACATCATCCCTATTTTTCTTGCCATCCTGCTTTTATTCTTTTCCGGAATATATCGATTACCGGGAGTGACCGCCGTTTCAATCAGGAAATTGTCTGAATCGGGTTTCCCTGTAAACGCTTCAAATACTGGCAGGTTTGGTGTATTTTTGGCAAGCCTGATGTTTATTGTCTATGTACACTGGGATGCATGGCAGAATTATATCATCCCATTTTATCAACCACCTGCGTATGATATAAAGCTGGGAGAATTTCATTCTATTCCACTAAATTTAGATCTGAACCAGCGCGCAGATAATCTGGATATACGAGAAACCGGTGGAGGTATTGAGTATATTTCCACAGGTAAAGACCCAAAAGTCATCTTTAAAAAGGATATCTGCCAGAAGATTTCAACAACATCGATGTTATATCTTGAGTTTAATGCAAAGAATGCAGACACCCTCCAGTTCTTCATCGATGAAGGTGGAGGTTTTTCGGCGAATATTTCATCCACTGCTACTTATAAACAGGGAGACAACACCCTTTTGCTCCCAATTTCAGCTAACAAGTGTCAATATCTGCGTTTCGATCCATTTATCGAAAATGGGACATTCATCCTGAAGAAATTTAAGATTGCACCAATGACGATTGTCCCAAGACGAAAGAATTAATAGAGGGGCCCTTCAGTCTTACTACTTTCTTTTATCCAGGAAGAATGTCTTTAACAAGCTTGAACATTCCTGCTGTAATACACCGGTCGTCACGGTGACACGATGATTCAAATGTGGAGAATTCAATAAATTAAACACACTACCTGCCGATCCCGTGCGTGGATCAGGTGTTGCGATAACGATACGCCTGATTCTTGCTTGCACAATGGCACCTGCACACATTGGGCAAGGTTCAAGCGTGACATAGAGGGTGGTATCAGGTAAACGATAATTATTGAGCTGTTTTGCAGCATCACGTAAAGCGAGTATTTCTGCATGGGCAGTAGGGTCATCTGCTGATATTGGCTGGTTCCATCCTTGTCCGATGCATTGATTGTCAGAATTAACCAGCACCGCACCAACCGGTAC is part of the bacterium BMS3Abin11 genome and harbors:
- the tadA gene encoding tRNA-specific adenosine deaminase yields the protein MFPEESDDIDLDWMNKAWELAKIAAAHEEVPVGAVLVNSDNQCIGQGWNQPISADDPTAHAEILALRDAAKQLNNYRLPDTTLYVTLEPCPMCAGAIVQARIRRIVIATPDPRTGSAGSVFNLLNSPHLNHRVTVTTGVLQQECSSLLKTFFLDKRK